The following proteins come from a genomic window of Chaetodon auriga isolate fChaAug3 chromosome 16, fChaAug3.hap1, whole genome shotgun sequence:
- the mchr1b gene encoding melanin-concentrating hormone receptor 1 produces the protein MDFSCIPNSSFPSISSPQTVVEEHEQYNNVLMSSIFGVICFFGIFGNCIVIYTIVKKTKFCSQQTVPDIFIFSLSLADLLFLLGMPFLIHQLVGNGSWCFGGTMCTVITALDSNSQIVSTYILTVMTLDRYLATVHPIRFKHVRTPFVAGAAVALVWVFSLVSITPVWMYTGLMHLKDGSVGCALLLPNPATDTYWFTLYQFFLAFALPWVIICWVFFKILQNMSATVAPLPQRSLRVRTRKVTRMAVAICLAFFTCWAPYYILQLAHLGVQRPTFAFLYAYNIAISMGYANSCINPFIYIVLSETFKRQFIVAVRPSHRVFKVAPALTDGSMSLRLAPDSIHPSHLHSCVAVAVH, from the exons ATGGACTTTTCTTGCATTCCGAATTCATCTTTTCCCTCCATCAGCTCCCCCCAGACTGTAGTAGAAG AACATGAGCAATACAACAATGTGCTCATGTCCAGCATCTTTGGTGTCATCTGTTTCTTTGGGATCTTTGGAAACTGCATAGTAATCTACACCATTGTGAAGAAAACCAAGTTCTGCTCCCAGCAAACAGTACCAGACATATTTATCTTCAGTTTGTCCCTCGCagacctcctctttctccttggCATGCCTTTTCTCATCCACCAGCTTGTGGGCAATGGCTCCTGGTGCTTTGGTGGCACCATGTGCACTGTCATCACAGCGCTTGATTCCAACAGCCAGATCGTCAGTACGTACATCCTGACTGTAATGACTCTGGATCGCTACCTGGCCACTGTCCATCCCATCCGCTTCAAACATGTTCGAACCCCCTTTGTGGCTGGGGCGGCGGTAGCTCTGGTGTGGGTCTTTTCTCTGGTCTCCATCACTCCGGTCTGGATGTACACAGGACTCATGCATCTCAAGGATGGCTCAGTCGGCTGTGCCCTCCTGCTGCCCAACCCAGCCACAGATACGTACTGGTTCACCCTCTACCAGTTCTTCTTGGCCTTTGCTCTGCCCTGGGTGATCATCTGTTGGGTTTTCTTCAAGATTCTCCAAAACATGTCAGCTACAGTTGCTCCGCTGCCCCAGCGCAGCCTGAGGGTGCGGACGAGGAAGGTGACCCGTATGGCAGTGGCCATATGCCTGGCTTTCTTCACTTGCTGGGCCCCCTACTACATCTTGCAGTTGGCCCACCTTGGAGTGCAGCGGCCCACCTTTGCCTTCCTGTATGCCTACAACATTGCTATTAGCATGGGCTATGCCAACAGCTGCATTAACCCGTTTATCTACATTGTATTAAGTGAAACATTTAAGAGGCAGTTTATTGTGGCTGTTCGACCGTCCCACAGGGTTTTCAAAGTCGCTCCTGCTCTGACCGACGGCAGTATGAGTTTGAGGTTGGCACCAGACAGCATTCATCCATCTCACTTGCACTCATGTGTGGCAGTGGCTGTGCACTGA